The Neodiprion lecontei isolate iyNeoLeco1 chromosome 6, iyNeoLeco1.1, whole genome shotgun sequence sequence attcccaACTCGGATATACCGTAGCTGTAATCACTCGACAAAGTCCGATCCGAAACAAAATCCGCGCGCTGCACCGCGCCTCGTTTGAAAATGTAGTTTTCGACTCGGAAGGCGTGGAACGGGAGACCGCCGGTTGAAAAGTCGGTTATTCGTAGAGGCGGCAGACCGTCCGCGCCTATCGTCCACCTGAAATCGTCAACCTGAACAGACTGAAGTCCCGAAACAGCCCGTCCGCTCGTCAGTGTGGCTGCGGCGCCGCGGCGCAGTCGAGGACGACGATTCTCCGGAGGGGAGTCGGAGCGACTTGCTTGACTGCCAAGCCAACCGGGCCCAGCCGCCTCTTCCTTACCGACGGAGCGACCGGAACCCGACGAGATATTCCTCCCTCCACCGCTCTGCCACCCGGGCATTCCGCGATCGTATTCCTCTCCGTTTCTACCTGATACAAATTACCGATTGCCCATCAATCAACCCAGGTTTAGGTGCTCTCTGAGTTTCTGCGGAGTGACGTTCGTCGAGTTGTAATGCAGTTCGGATAGAGTTATTGGCgatcatatacgtatacgggACAATTGTTTCCCATAATGCATTGCAGTTAcgcttttcttttcttgtcggggtattttttttttttttttgttttttgacaattaCCAGCCAATCTCTCATGCGGCAAACGAAAACCATTTTTCATATTGAAACAACAGACTCACCGTCGAAACGTGTTGTTACATAAAATAAACTTGAGGGAGAAATAGAAACGtggctgtatttttttttctgtctttgTTTGTCCAGGTACATGTAATTACGGTACATGTACGTAGTGCGGAAGATATTCTCTccagtttttgattttcagtGTTCACGAAACTGGTTACCTCTGCGGACGAAcaattatattgaaatttaatgcCGCTGGAATGGTTACTGATCGTTCGATAGCGGTTTCGTCATATTTCATGCGACTAAAGTATCGCGAATCGTCAGTTATTCGGCGAGACTTCCGGTTCATTGGCCTCGTTAAAATTTCAGTCTGGGAGGCCATGAAACATGAATGAACTGGAATATGGATTAGTAGTTGTTAAAATTATCCTTAAATGTAACCCGAAAAAAACGAACGTACATCACAAATGTATATTCGATCATCTTGAATTATACATTCTATAGAGGCAATATTGCCGATATCGCGATATATACACAGCTAAACGACGAGTGCAGCGTATAGACTACCaacgtatacctatatgcgCATTATGCACCTCGGCAACTATGCGCGGacaaacttattttttagGCTGTACAGTGAACGCCCGCCTGCAATATCGACCCCGACCACAGCACCTATCTGCACCGACCTCCACTGTCTGTACTGTAGAGTGCAGCCACACACGCATACTTAGAGTTGGCTATAGTCGATGGAGTGCAGGGCTCGAGGTATGTGCGATGGCACGATGGCCTCGCCGAGGTCTGCACAACTCTAAATAgggtaaatgaaaattatatagtGGATATACGCTCTGCATGCATAGTGCATGGGTGTACGTTTGCCGTCGTGCATGCAGTCAGATTATACGTGTCACGATCATTCAAACCATTTCACAGCGCATGGGCGTCTCACACTTTGCAGTATACAATTCCATCTGCAATTGCCACATACCTGTGCGGCGCTGTGGCGAAGAAAGCGATTAAGCGGGTGCATCATGCCCTGCTCGATTTTGACGTTGACGTGTATACCTTCGAATATCGAAGTCCGCGTATTTCAAACGCGAAAATCGACTTAACAGCCCCGttctatacgcaattctgaacaaaaataccccaagaaattttcattttacgcaGAAATAAGGACATGGCGGGAATTCTACAAATTTACTGTTGCGATTTCCTAGAATTCATaccgtttctttattttcgtGTACAATGTAATTTGGAAAAATGCAACGCAAATACACGATTTCACAGCGCAGATTGTGGGGCAAAACGCATTCGGTTTTCTTCGAGAATTACCATGGAAAGACCTGAAATAGTTGAATATTTAGGGCGTCGatgaagaagagaagaaacttcAATGTTGCCCTTCTTTCGGAAAATGGCTAAGCgatattgtataaattttttgctttttccgATCTGTTGAAAGAGAAACCAAGCAACAATATCTGCAACATTTTCATCGATACCAATGAATTCGAAATCTTTAGTTATATGCAACGAAAGGATTAGATGTATTTTACTGTCTTATATTGTCAGAATAACTGtcataaataaacaaatatcatCTCTGTCATTCGGAATCAGTTAATTCACGCCGTATCGAGCATATAAACTTCAATATTTTCGGAAAAGAGGGTATAATGAATGCCTCCTTTTTACAATTAAGAACATGTCGCACAGTTGTGGTTCAATATTATCCTAAGAAATATCTTCGATCATTTCGATTATTGAAAtgatttgcataaaaaaaaaatccttctaTAGTTTGACTTATGTCCACTTCCGTAGCATCATCCCGCCTTTCTGCAATTGAAAACACTCGCCAGCAACGTAATTATCGATTAGCCGTACACCATTATTTCCCAGAAACACGAGATATTGCATATACTTTTGGGCAAGCTGCAGGTGCGGGGTGATTTACACCCCCTCGTGACAGGGTGGTACCTGGTACAGTCATCGACGGATATCCGTACGTAGGAGTGACCCGGGACAGGGGGAAAATACCGTATTGTGTCTGTATACATAGCATCGCCGAAACAAGGAGTATCTTCTGCGCAATAGGTACGTTCTTGATGCCCAGCCCTTGCGCAATACTGCAGTTCCCGGGTGCGCGATACCTTCGGATGAACTTTGCCCCAACAACAGCCTCGGAAATGTTCTTATTTGAAATAGAACTGGGTCAACCGGTGCATGGAGCAGGTTCAAATTGCCGTCAGATCTTGGGGGCTTTTACAGTTTAAAATTGATGATTCTTGGTAAATTATTATGAGATGGTCGGAGCGCGTTGAGTGATTATCAATTTACTTCATTTGGAAGCTGTAAATTGTTGCAAAGGAAATCTTCGCTATCGATTTTTTAATCCAAACTGCttgaaaacgatgaaaaacgGAGTAGAGTTCAAGTAGAAACGATTTCGAAAGAATTCGCTCAAGTGAGGCGAAAgcaattcttttcaatattgaCTACTATTTCAAGTATTTGAATAATAGAATTGAAAGATATAGTTTTGTTTACAGGGTATAAAGGTAACTCTGACCCATTTCTGACGACTTGCATAAATAacttaaatgaaaaaacatttgtAATTCGTTCTACATAATACAAGTATACCTATAGGTTTGTATAGCTTATTGTTCGAAATGCAAAGAATATACTTGACTGTTTTTCAATTGTGGAATATATAACAAGAAGAATTCTTTTTTGAATTGAGAATTTGAGATCTTCTAGGATACACATATATGCGAAATAACGTTTAATAAACAGAGAATAAttcttattcaaatttatgtacgtacctattattttatacttattaGTCCAAGAAACGTTGTCTTGCGCAAAGGTTGAAAACtgataaattgcaaaaatctagatttcgaaatttatttttagtttattaCAGGCACCTACCTGGGTATCTGTGAAACTTCTTACATAATGCAATGAATAGTGTgtttatgtacatatttgaAGCTTAGTTCAAATCTCTAAATGGTGGTGAAATAACCAATGCAATACTCAGTACATGTATCATAGTAATATTCTTGACAATATGATGTGCGAGAATGATATTTGACCAGATATTGAAGTATATCAAGATTTGGTACGCTAACAGAAACTGTCCAACTCCAAActtgcaaatttttgaaaatttacgtaTTATATTCTGCACTTCATTCAACGTTGCAACAACAATACAacagtaaagaaaaatattatgattttggtataaaataataaggaaaatgaatatttgTATGACAAATTTGTAATACGCATATCTTTATTTGCCGTGATAAAAGAACATCGTGTAAGATAATGTGCAgtataaacaaaacaaactgaaaaatgagaaaaaatatgattgaTATTGCTtgataaatcaattttttttaatacagaaTGTACCATGATGACGTTTTGTGCGAATCAACGTTCGATTATTGGTAAGTATTGCAATTGATCATAGAGTCGAAATGGAATTGAAAGTGTACCATtaacggccattttaattcTACACCATGGTTTCAAGTTGTCTGCCAACTATGGTGGTCCAAGAAACTtcttttgtatatttttcccaccaaatatttcaatgtaaTAAGTAATTGATGTAATGTACcgaagattttgaaaatacgcTCTACTTTTAATTCACTTATGTCATGAAATAGGTATGGCCAACAAATTACTTGACCGAGAAACATAAGAGAATATAGATCTCGATATAACATCAGCATTCAGCACATTTAAAAGTTAATGTCCCATCGTTGCGTAAGACCTCGCGAAAGAATGTATCGGAAATCGCGATACGAGAACAGCTCTTGAATATATCCGCTCCACCTTGAAAGAAGGTAGGTACTTCAATCTCCTTGAGAACTCGCTAAGATGCAGGTTCAAGTGCCTATTCCTGACAATGACTAGGCTCGAGTCTGTTCTTACACTAGATCTTTCTAGTCATCGGCGTGGAAGCTAAACCCATTCACCTGAAGCATGACTTCCTCTTGGTCTTCTCAGAttcgatctttaaaaaaaaaaagcttctgTGATAAGACTTGACTATCCCACACACGAATGGAGTGAATATACTAAATAATGAATCGAGCCAAAGAAAATGATTAATCTTATAAACTTTTCGCAAAGTTTTGAAATGCCAATGAATACTTTTcactttaattttatttatacgatGCGTAATATATGTGCTTTACGCGAAACTTCTTGCGGTAATACGGGTACTttatgtaaaatttcattggttatttttccaaaattctaaTTATCAATGAATATCTTTGTGTTTCCAGAATTCAGGTTTTACCAAAAACATTATATATTTACTATGAACCCATTTATTGTTAGcacaaataaacaaacgataTTTTAATGTCCTTCTCGGCATAGATATCTTTCCTGGTAACTCTACACTTTCCTGTGACTGAGATATGATAAATTACCTCGAGATAAAGGTAACTTGGCGGTGATTCGCTACCCCGAATCTTCatttaattgaatttgttAAAAACGCGTAGTTCTCATATACGTATtgaattcatttaaattttactTAAATCAAGTATCATATAAGTTAAATCAAATAGATTGGACGACTTACGTTCCAAAATTTGTACCATGTTGTAAGTAAGCACAAATTTCATGACAATCAGAATCCTGGCGTACAATCGAGAGAAAGGTTTTGATAAAGGATGCCACAAAATATCAGGGAATTTCGTTAAActaataacatttttttccaagacATATTGTTATTTCACAGAGGGTagagactgaaaaaaaaattaaatcatatGCTTCAAGCattcaaaataaaatccaCCAATTTGGAATGATGGAGACATTTGTTATGTAAAAAGTAACCCTTCATGTTTCTCTCAAAAATGTTTGACGAAGTTATTCACGAAAATCTACTTATTTGCAAAACATATTCTTATCACAATGATGACGGGATAGTGTTATAAATTCAATTCATCGTCAGACtacttttttcgaaatacatcAACTCATTGAAGATATCTTGACGTAGATGAATTcataatgaataaaaactttttGGATTTCCACGTCGGACCAATCGTTATGATGGCGAAAAGTTGCccattatattttttcggtGAATAACGTACGTATGATCAGCTTGGAAATTTGTACGAAATTCATCTCGAactgtgaataaaattttcgaattagCAGTATACAACTATAATTACGAAGTTAAAACATGAAACAAAAGCGTAGTTGCACAAATCATTCAATTCTCCAAACAgttcgaaaaagaaaaggctGTCTTTATTCAAACGCAAGTTTGCACGTTTTCGAAGTATTGAAAGAGTCGATTAACTTTTGCGTATAGGTAAAtgcatttatttcattctcttACGCATGAAGTTTCATGGCGGCTATCTCACAAACTTAATTCCCCCAAGTTCTGCACAATATTAGTAAAATTTGGGACGAAATTCGAATGTGTGTCTTTGATGATGCAAAATAATTATCGGCAACTTTTGATAGCTTGgaacttttttgaattcatattttttatacggTTTACGTTTTACGTGTTATATGAATTTCTCAAAAAGTGATCTGGGAAACAGACCATTTTgggaatattaaaaaatagcgaaaatacgttttcaagtcttgaaaaaaaatcataaaagtTATTCTCGaatagaaatattatttaagaAACTTCGAAAAATTACCGAAAAGATTTTGCAGGTGGCGCAGTTCACAAAGAATGGTCATATCGAATCTTCGACGAAATACTCACTTAGTTTTTTGGTTCTTTATAATAGGAGGCGTCATTGCGGATATACGTCGTGGCAAGGTGTAAAACTTACAGATACATGCCTCCATGCTATTCCAACTTCTCAAGGATTTTTCTTATCGTGCTCACTATTGCGAGCACTTTAATCAATTGGTCTGCGTGATAAATTGTCTATTTGCAATCACAGATAGTCTTTACATCGTTGTACTACttaatttgttcatttataAATGAATCAATGTAATGTTACTGAAACGCGGCTAAAAGGGTCTAAAATCTAATGGTCATAATATTGGAACTTGATCGTCACtgttttgtttaatttttattcgccatttgtataaaatatgttGTGTATATACTTAAACAGGTATATCACTTATAAAAAATCTCGGAACAATGATTACCTAGTAATACACTCATAAATGTTTGGACATATGTTTATAATACTTATTCGCCTAATACATTAAAGTTTAATATTGATGTGTATCATTTCGGAATGTCGTTTACATAAGTATAAATAATTGCTCGAACACATATATTTGCACTGGTACAGTACTTGATATTGATATTAAGATTAAATAAGTTTGCCTTGATATCTTGCTCTTAGTCAATAATTCCGATTCCGGATAGatacataatataaaaatagtaataacaatcttatattttcattataaaaaatgGTGACTGATCTATACCGTGTATGCATACGCAAATACGTTGATATAGCATAATGAATATTTGATTAGACAAGACAAACCGTAATGAGATTTGTGTTTAACCACCGATGGTCAGCGCAACGTGGAACGTGCAATGTTTTACACTTGAACAACACCATCGTCAGTCCTTTAAAATAACCACATAAACTAtaagatataataattaatctaCTAAGATATGTTTTAGACCCTAAAAACTGCTGCAAGATTTAGCAACCCGCATTGTGAATTTTCTCCACTCTTATAAGATAGAAAACCAATGATATTAGATTACATTATACTTTACAAGAAATAATGGACGGCATAGTACCATTTTCCCGCGAGATCTGTGACCAGCGAATCGATGGGATTGTCAGTGAGCAAGAACTGTTAATATTAATCATAAATCTAAGGACAGGAGACAATATTGAAGGCGCTCGGACGGACATGTTAAAGAAATGATCAAAGTTGTGAATTCGCACTTTATACGCGAAGCTCATAACGGATGAGTGGCATAGATCCCGCGGGCCGTATCCTAGTATCTATTTTTTGCATGAGCTGAGCCAAGTGGTGGCTGTGGTGAATCTATGTCCGGATCTTGCAGGTATTGGAGTTCTTGTAATTCTTGGAATTTCTCGTGATCTCGGATGTGTGCGTAGTTCGCCGAAAGGCACATCAAATAATGAATCAGACTGAGAACAACGAGGAGGGAAGCGACTGTTGCCAGGATAAACATTACTTCTGCCTTTTCCACGTAATCCTTGCAAAATAGTTTGACTTCTTGCGACCCGCACACCTTCATATCTTCCACTCGCGTATTATTCGGAAATAGAAAATCTGCAAGAATAGAGATGGTTATTATTTGAATGTAAATATTCGACATAATTCGGAAATCTGTTTGATGAAGCAAATATTGTTGATCTAGGTATCTGACGTGCTATTCTAGAAAGGAAATTGAAGACTTACCGAACTGTGTGAAATCTATACATTGATCAAGCGATTGAACTCTAGGGTGGCTGCACATCCCCCAAAATATACTGAAGATCAAAGTTGTAATCACGAGAAAGGCGAATATAAGCAGCCAGCCAAGTTGTAGAATGTAAGTGATTGTCATAAACTGAAAAGTAATCAACACATGTTTtaggaaaatgtaaaaatataatttttaatgcaaTGTATAGATAAGGCTTTCGGTTGTGCTGACACTGTGAAGCGGGAAGTGaggaaacggaaaaaaattaatcatccAATGTCGTGTTCAAAGTTCTTCCACATTTTCAAACAGGTGGCTAGTAATTTGAGGATTTTCCGTATTATAGTGATGAAGACACTCAAACAGATTTAGCTCTTGTTTAATTTTGCacttaaattgaaatatcgacTGTTGTATAAAATAACTAGAATTAAGTAACAGAAATGATCTCATGAAACCGAAAATGAACTTAGTGACTCAAACTTACAACTGCGCAAGAAATCCTTCCACCAACTCTAGACCTCCAAGCTCGATATACTCTGTGCCTTGTTGCACCGGTTGCAAGGCATCCGACGCATAGTATCATGAATCCAAGAGCTGCCATGCTCGCTCCTACTATAGCAAAAATGAGCTGCACTGCTTCAAGCCAAACAAGTCGC is a genomic window containing:
- the LOC107225145 gene encoding neuronal membrane glycoprotein M6-a isoform X1, yielding MAQQWRRNRGTEEASVAVPLNKKRFNSAISLDRYSDHNVHDRYEINDETRNMCNDIMARVPYATLIATIMCCLGVGIFCGTMYRGATLASLMLDQVFHQRLVWLEAVQLIFAIVGASMAALGFMILCVGCLATGATRHRVYRAWRSRVGGRISCAVFMTITYILQLGWLLIFAFLVITTLIFSIFWGMCSHPRVQSLDQCIDFTQFDFLFPNNTRVEDMKVCGSQEVKLFCKDYVEKAEVMFILATVASLLVVLSLIHYLMCLSANYAHIRDHEKFQELQELQYLQDPDIDSPQPPLGSAHAKNRY
- the LOC107225145 gene encoding neuronal membrane glycoprotein M6-b isoform X2, with protein sequence MGNMCNDIMARVPYATLIATIMCCLGVGIFCGTMYRGATLASLMLDQVFHQRLVWLEAVQLIFAIVGASMAALGFMILCVGCLATGATRHRVYRAWRSRVGGRISCAVFMTITYILQLGWLLIFAFLVITTLIFSIFWGMCSHPRVQSLDQCIDFTQFDFLFPNNTRVEDMKVCGSQEVKLFCKDYVEKAEVMFILATVASLLVVLSLIHYLMCLSANYAHIRDHEKFQELQELQYLQDPDIDSPQPPLGSAHAKNRY